In a genomic window of Candidatus Competibacteraceae bacterium:
- a CDS encoding ABC transporter permease, with the protein MIDLVMFRSLWQFRGFMLGAVQREFQGRYQGSMLGGVWAVLNPLTMIIIYTLVFSQIMGARLSGHEDSTFAYSIYLCAGLLPWTLFAEVLARLNSVFLENSNLIKKAQLPRACLPVIVVLSALLNFVIVMGLFFLFLAATDNLPGWPLLLAFPLIITLQLAFTLGLGIILGTLNVFFRDVGQFTGVILQFWFWLTPIVYIPNILSPEAQKLFALNPMWPMVNAYQTIFVERRFPDGWPLVPVVLLSLALLLLAAKIFLARVGEIVDEL; encoded by the coding sequence ATGATAGACTTGGTTATGTTTCGCTCCCTCTGGCAATTCAGAGGGTTCATGTTGGGCGCGGTGCAGCGCGAGTTTCAGGGCCGCTATCAGGGTTCGATGTTGGGTGGCGTCTGGGCGGTTCTCAATCCCTTGACCATGATCATTATTTACACTTTGGTATTTTCCCAGATTATGGGGGCTCGCCTGTCAGGTCACGAGGATAGTACTTTCGCTTACAGCATTTACCTCTGCGCGGGCTTGTTGCCGTGGACGTTGTTCGCCGAAGTCCTCGCACGGCTGAATTCGGTCTTTCTAGAAAACAGCAATCTCATCAAAAAAGCGCAACTGCCGCGGGCTTGTCTGCCCGTCATCGTGGTGCTCTCGGCGCTGTTGAACTTCGTCATTGTGATGGGTCTGTTTTTTCTATTCCTGGCCGCCACGGACAACCTTCCCGGGTGGCCGCTATTGCTAGCCTTTCCACTGATCATTACGCTACAACTGGCTTTTACGCTAGGGCTGGGCATCATCTTAGGAACCTTAAACGTATTCTTTCGAGACGTGGGGCAGTTTACTGGTGTTATCTTACAGTTCTGGTTTTGGCTGACCCCTATCGTCTACATTCCTAACATTCTATCACCAGAGGCTCAAAAACTATTTGCACTTAACCCGATGTGGCCGATGGTGAATGCTTATCAAACTATTTTCGTCGAACGTCGCTTTCCCGATGGATGGCCGTTAGTACCAGTCGTGCTACTATCGTTGGCCCTGTTGCTGCTGGCAGCTAAGATTTTCCTCGCCCGCGTGGGCGAGATCGTGGATGAGTTGTAA
- a CDS encoding ABC transporter ATP-binding protein, with protein sequence MGYLRIRSLGKVYKRYPNNRARLLEWLSPSRQRHAQHWALRGVSFEVHPGEAIGIVGNNGAGKSTLLKIIVGTTHPNEGHVELGGRIAALLELGMGFHPEFTGRQNAYMSGQILGLTGAHISKLMPEIEAFAEIGDYIDQPLRTYSSGMVVRLAFSVATAVRPEILIVDEALSVGDAYFQHKSFERIRQFRDEGTTLLFVSHSPGTIKSLCNRAILFDQGILIRDGEPDNVLDYYNAIIAKKTADQQIREIESDVQKSVIRSGSYAATIEEVDMLDASGSVRAIRIGDPVRFRAHVKINETLAELTVGILIRDRLGNDIFGTNTWHLGASRRDTRAGEKYWVEFDLPALNLGAGNYSVSFALHSGETHVTNNYDWWNQALVFQVIPGPGPCAIGVSYLPIVSRWGH encoded by the coding sequence ATGGGTTATTTACGGATTAGAAGTCTCGGCAAAGTCTACAAACGCTACCCTAACAACCGAGCGCGATTGTTGGAATGGCTGAGTCCATCGCGCCAGCGTCACGCACAACATTGGGCATTACGCGGCGTCAGCTTCGAAGTGCATCCAGGCGAAGCGATAGGAATTGTCGGCAACAACGGCGCTGGCAAGAGCACCTTGTTAAAGATCATCGTCGGCACCACGCACCCAAATGAAGGGCACGTTGAGCTCGGCGGGCGAATTGCAGCCCTGCTGGAATTGGGAATGGGCTTTCATCCCGAATTCACCGGGCGTCAAAACGCCTATATGAGCGGGCAGATCTTGGGCCTCACGGGGGCGCACATCAGCAAGCTGATGCCGGAAATCGAAGCATTCGCCGAAATTGGCGACTATATCGACCAGCCGTTGCGAACATATTCTAGCGGCATGGTCGTGCGTTTGGCTTTCAGCGTCGCGACCGCAGTACGACCGGAAATATTGATTGTGGATGAGGCTCTGTCCGTCGGTGATGCCTATTTTCAGCACAAAAGCTTTGAAAGAATCCGCCAGTTTCGCGACGAAGGTACCACACTGTTATTCGTATCGCACAGCCCAGGCACCATAAAGAGTTTATGCAATCGAGCCATCCTGTTCGATCAAGGAATTTTGATCCGTGATGGCGAACCCGATAACGTTCTGGATTATTACAACGCCATCATTGCTAAAAAAACGGCCGACCAGCAGATTCGTGAAATCGAATCAGATGTACAGAAAAGCGTTATTCGCTCCGGCAGCTATGCAGCCACGATTGAAGAAGTGGACATGCTGGATGCCAGCGGCAGTGTTAGGGCAATCAGGATCGGTGACCCAGTGCGTTTTCGGGCGCATGTAAAGATCAACGAAACACTCGCCGAGTTGACTGTCGGAATATTGATCCGGGATCGATTAGGTAATGATATATTCGGTACCAATACTTGGCATCTAGGCGCAAGCCGTCGTGACACTCGGGCCGGCGAAAAATATTGGGTTGAATTCGATTTACCCGCCTTGAATCTTGGGGCTGGCAATTACAGCGTAAGTTTTGCTTTGCATAGCGGAGAAACACATGTCACTAATAACTATGACTGGTGGAATCAAGCATTAGTCTTTCAGGTAATTCCTGGACCAGGACCCTGCGCCATCGGCGTCAGCTATCTACCAATTGTAAGTCGTTGGGGCCACTGA
- a CDS encoding DUF4214 domain-containing protein has protein sequence MNKTFCTDTDIEHIMQHILDEIARRKQQESLIFNKSTCTGEILSTLDALLQNNDREFLIQAYRSLLDREPDHTGLEFFLDRLASGSTSKIDILREIRYSPEGKHKSTQIIGLLPPIELEWKQVISSINSINCLEDISHLFTDNLSSPYSYLGEKPFYSLSEFLQFHNTDFVKNAYLTLLCREPDPDALQYYSIRLSQGSLTKVDILGRLRYSREGRLTHKKIKGLLLPFIIQLTYHIPILGHLLSAVSLLVNSRKLIRRIRTLEEQADYQTIQNNAFNNRMSKLEAINLRAIKKFQQMVGYFQQLATCQAIEFTQLKLVADTKTNHSELSCLKKRLQDFVQTKTVVDHSAESLTQLKTLLHSKPDTNDLTQLAQQLQATIAAKASAADLAQLAQQLHATVNAKASTDDLAQLAQQLHANVNAKASTDDLIYLAHQLQANADAKASTDDLVQYTQQVQSLIDDLRNQLRDHKRTILDQQRRLSLLLEETRKRLPKPLDTEQLNMLADAESHRLDAMYATFEDHFRGTRKDIKERQSIYLTIIRNSGAGFEKSPVLDIGCGRGEWLELLRENKLTSYGVDLNDIFVRQCQEDQLNVVKQDALVYLRGLQDDTLGAITGFHIIEHLPINSLVSLLDEAIRVLRPGGVVIFETPNPENLVVGACNFYMDPTHRNPLPPEMSLFLVEARGFVQCEIKRVNRQELSDPIAFLEPGFLGAKELNALIQITNDYYFAAPDYAVIGYKA, from the coding sequence ATGAATAAAACCTTCTGCACCGATACTGATATCGAACACATAATGCAGCACATTCTCGATGAAATAGCGAGACGCAAGCAACAGGAATCTCTCATTTTTAACAAATCAACTTGCACTGGTGAAATTCTTAGTACGCTTGACGCATTATTGCAGAATAATGATAGAGAATTTCTCATCCAGGCTTATCGTAGCCTTTTAGACCGAGAACCTGATCATACCGGTTTAGAGTTTTTTTTAGATCGTTTGGCATCCGGCTCAACCAGTAAGATCGACATTCTTCGAGAGATCCGATATTCACCAGAAGGCAAGCATAAATCCACACAGATAATTGGGCTATTGCCGCCAATAGAACTTGAATGGAAGCAAGTTATCTCTTCGATTAATAGCATAAATTGCTTAGAAGATATTTCGCACTTATTTACCGACAATCTTTCATCACCCTATTCTTACTTAGGTGAAAAGCCGTTTTACTCGTTAAGTGAATTCCTGCAATTTCATAATACAGATTTTGTTAAGAATGCCTACCTGACTTTGCTCTGCAGAGAGCCTGACCCTGATGCACTCCAATACTACTCGATAAGATTAAGCCAAGGTAGCCTGACAAAAGTAGACATTCTTGGAAGACTGCGTTATTCCCGTGAAGGGCGATTAACCCATAAAAAGATAAAAGGTTTGCTGCTCCCTTTTATAATACAGTTAACTTATCATATTCCGATTTTAGGCCATTTGCTTTCAGCCGTCAGCTTATTGGTTAACTCACGCAAACTTATTAGACGTATACGTACGCTGGAGGAACAGGCTGATTATCAAACCATTCAAAACAATGCTTTTAATAATCGAATGTCGAAGTTAGAAGCCATCAATTTACGAGCAATAAAAAAATTTCAACAGATGGTCGGATATTTTCAACAGCTTGCTACATGTCAGGCTATTGAATTCACCCAACTGAAGCTAGTCGCTGATACTAAAACGAATCACAGCGAGTTAAGCTGCTTAAAGAAACGCCTTCAAGACTTCGTTCAAACTAAAACAGTAGTTGACCATTCAGCCGAAAGTCTGACTCAACTGAAAACCTTACTGCACTCCAAACCCGATACCAACGATCTCACCCAACTCGCTCAGCAACTGCAAGCAACCATAGCTGCCAAAGCAAGTGCTGCCGACCTCGCCCAACTCGCTCAGCAGCTTCACGCGACCGTCAATGCTAAAGCCAGCACCGACGACCTCGCCCAACTCGCTCAACAGCTTCACGCGAACGTCAATGCCAAAGCCAGCACCGACGACTTGATCTATCTTGCACACCAACTACAAGCAAACGCCGATGCCAAAGCCAGCACCGACGACCTTGTTCAGTATACCCAGCAAGTTCAAAGCCTGATTGATGACCTCCGAAATCAGCTCCGCGATCACAAACGCACGATTCTCGACCAGCAGCGACGATTAAGTTTGCTTTTAGAAGAAACGCGCAAGCGGTTGCCAAAGCCTTTGGATACCGAGCAATTAAATATGCTAGCCGATGCAGAAAGCCATCGACTGGATGCAATGTACGCCACTTTCGAAGATCATTTTCGAGGAACTCGAAAGGACATTAAAGAACGACAGAGTATATACTTAACTATCATTCGCAATTCCGGTGCTGGCTTCGAAAAATCGCCCGTACTCGATATTGGTTGTGGCCGAGGGGAATGGTTAGAGCTGCTACGTGAAAATAAGCTCACGAGCTATGGCGTAGACTTAAACGATATATTTGTACGACAATGCCAGGAAGATCAATTGAATGTAGTCAAGCAAGATGCACTAGTTTATTTGCGCGGCTTACAAGACGACACGTTGGGAGCGATCACTGGCTTCCATATTATCGAACATTTACCAATAAACAGTTTGGTCAGCTTACTAGACGAAGCAATCCGAGTGTTGCGGCCGGGTGGAGTAGTCATTTTTGAAACTCCCAATCCAGAAAACTTGGTAGTGGGAGCTTGTAATTTCTATATGGACCCAACACACCGTAATCCACTACCACCCGAAATGAGCTTATTTTTGGTTGAGGCGCGAGGATTCGTTCAATGCGAGATTAAGCGAGTGAATCGACAAGAGTTAAGCGATCCCATAGCCTTCTTGGAACCGGGATTTTTGGGTGCGAAAGAATTGAATGCATTGATCCAGATAACAAATGACTATTATTTCGCCGCACCGGATTATGCAGTAATTGGCTACAAAGCTTAA